The proteins below are encoded in one region of Acidobacteriota bacterium:
- a CDS encoding phosphoribosyltransferase family protein — translation MARKLAPEVLYSAEEIARRVRELGRVITEQTPEHGEIAALIVLKGAFVFGADLLRAIDRKTRVGFLETHKDPDDPGATDFLFTHPFPIQGADLLIIEDILDTGITLTRLQERMASRRPARIRTAVLLDKVPRREVETRVEYRGFEIPDKWVVGYGLDDDETYRNLPYVGFIED, via the coding sequence ATGGCTAGGAAGCTCGCACCGGAGGTCCTTTATTCCGCCGAAGAGATTGCACGCCGGGTCCGGGAGTTGGGCCGAGTCATCACCGAGCAGACTCCCGAACACGGCGAAATCGCCGCCCTGATCGTGCTCAAGGGCGCCTTCGTCTTCGGCGCCGACCTTCTGCGGGCCATCGACCGCAAGACCCGGGTGGGCTTTCTCGAAACCCACAAGGACCCCGACGATCCCGGCGCCACCGACTTCCTTTTCACCCATCCCTTTCCGATCCAGGGCGCCGACCTGTTGATCATCGAGGACATCCTGGACACCGGGATCACCCTGACCCGGCTGCAGGAGCGCATGGCCTCCCGCCGGCCGGCCCGGATCCGCACCGCCGTTCTGCTCGACAAGGTCCCCCGGCGGGAGGTCGAGACCCGCGTCGAGTACCGGGGCTTCGAAATCCCGGACAAGTGGGTCGTGGGTTACGGCCTGGACGATGACGAAACCTACCGCAACCTGCCCTACGTCGGCTTCATCGAAGATTGA